A portion of the Oxynema aestuarii AP17 genome contains these proteins:
- the mnmA gene encoding tRNA 2-thiouridine(34) synthase MnmA codes for MNKVVVGLSGGVDSSVAAALLYHQGYEVLGLTLWLMKGKGQCCSEGMVDAAFICEQLGISHHVVDSRDLFQKHIVDYLVSGYSNGVTPLPCSQCNKAVKFGPMLAYARTELGADKIATGHYARIEYDAASDRYQLLRAVDRNKDQSYFLYDLPQDLLAGSLFPLGAIEKSQTREIAAQYGLKTAKKPESQDLCLVESHGSMQQFLEKYILQQKGEIVDLDGNVLGEHDGVHRYTIGQRKGLGIAAPEPLYVVALDPGRNQVIVGNRASATQPKCNVSRVNWVSIAEPSAPIRTEVQIRYRTRPVPATIIPLGDNRVQLVFEAPQFGVTPGQAAVWYDGDRVLGGGVIEPFEQQS; via the coding sequence ATGAATAAAGTTGTTGTCGGTCTCTCCGGTGGAGTTGACAGCTCCGTTGCAGCAGCCCTGTTATACCATCAAGGCTACGAAGTCCTCGGTCTGACCCTATGGTTGATGAAAGGGAAAGGTCAGTGCTGCTCGGAAGGAATGGTCGATGCAGCCTTTATTTGCGAACAGCTCGGCATTTCCCATCACGTCGTTGACAGCCGCGATCTGTTCCAAAAACATATCGTCGATTATCTCGTTTCCGGATATAGCAATGGGGTGACCCCCTTACCCTGTTCTCAATGCAACAAAGCGGTCAAATTTGGGCCGATGCTCGCCTACGCGCGCACCGAACTCGGAGCGGATAAAATTGCGACGGGACATTACGCCCGGATCGAATACGACGCGGCGAGCGATCGCTACCAACTGCTGCGCGCCGTAGATCGTAATAAAGATCAATCTTACTTTCTCTACGACCTGCCCCAAGACCTGCTCGCGGGCAGCCTGTTCCCCTTGGGGGCGATCGAGAAAAGTCAAACCCGCGAAATTGCTGCCCAATACGGCTTGAAAACCGCTAAAAAACCGGAAAGTCAGGATCTGTGTCTCGTCGAATCCCACGGTTCGATGCAGCAATTCCTGGAAAAATACATCCTCCAACAAAAAGGCGAGATCGTCGATCTCGATGGCAACGTCCTCGGAGAGCACGACGGCGTACACCGCTATACCATCGGTCAGCGTAAAGGACTCGGCATCGCCGCCCCGGAACCGCTCTACGTCGTCGCTTTAGACCCCGGACGCAATCAAGTGATCGTCGGCAATCGCGCCTCGGCGACCCAACCGAAGTGTAACGTCAGTCGCGTCAATTGGGTTTCGATCGCCGAACCGAGCGCCCCCATCCGCACCGAGGTTCAAATCCGCTATCGAACCCGACCCGTGCCCGCCACGATTATCCCCCTGGGGGACAACCGGGTGCAACTGGTCTTTGAAGCGCCGCAATTCGGCGTCACGCCGGGACAAGCGGCGGTCTGGTACGACGGCGATCGTGTCCTCGGCGGCGGCGTCATCGAACCGTTCGAGCAACAATCGTAA
- the sat gene encoding sulfate adenylyltransferase produces MTQQRDLIPPHGGHLIDRLVNAAQKQEFLGQAETLPRLQMDERTFSDLVMIAIGGFSPLVGFMEQKDYESVVTDMRLANGLPWSVPITLSVSEEVAEPLKEGSWVRLDDPFGRFVGVLELTQKYRYNKALEAVNVYRTEDEKHPGVKVIYDQGPINLAGPVWLLERDPHPLFPKYQIDPAKSREMFRDKGWKTVVGFQTRNPIHRAHEYIQKCALETVDGLFLHPLVGATKADDIPADVRMRCYEILLEKYYPRDRVILAINPAAMRYAGPREAIFHALVRKNYGCTHFIVGRDHAGVGDYYGTYDAQHIFDEFDPDELGIAPMKFEHAFYCKVTKGMATTKTSPSQPEERIHLSGTKVRELLRQGELPPPEFSRPEVAAELARAMRVSVESY; encoded by the coding sequence TTGACTCAGCAACGCGACTTAATCCCCCCTCATGGCGGTCACCTGATCGACCGTCTCGTTAATGCGGCCCAAAAGCAAGAATTTCTGGGGCAAGCCGAAACCCTGCCGCGCCTTCAAATGGACGAGCGCACCTTCTCCGATCTGGTCATGATCGCGATCGGCGGTTTCAGCCCCCTGGTCGGCTTCATGGAGCAGAAAGACTACGAATCCGTCGTCACCGACATGCGTTTAGCCAACGGACTCCCCTGGTCGGTCCCGATTACCCTGTCCGTGAGCGAAGAAGTCGCCGAACCCTTAAAAGAGGGTTCCTGGGTGCGTTTGGACGACCCCTTCGGTCGCTTTGTCGGCGTCCTCGAACTGACGCAGAAATATCGTTACAACAAAGCCCTCGAAGCGGTCAACGTCTATCGGACCGAAGACGAGAAGCATCCGGGGGTTAAAGTCATTTACGACCAAGGCCCGATCAACTTAGCCGGACCCGTTTGGTTGCTCGAACGCGATCCCCATCCCCTGTTTCCCAAGTATCAAATCGACCCGGCGAAAAGTCGGGAGATGTTCCGGGATAAGGGATGGAAAACCGTGGTCGGCTTCCAAACCCGCAACCCGATTCACCGGGCTCACGAATATATTCAGAAATGCGCCCTCGAAACCGTGGACGGCTTGTTTTTGCATCCCTTAGTGGGGGCGACCAAAGCCGACGACATCCCGGCGGACGTGCGGATGCGCTGCTACGAGATTCTTTTGGAGAAATACTATCCGCGCGATCGCGTGATCTTGGCGATCAACCCGGCGGCGATGCGTTACGCCGGACCGAGAGAGGCGATTTTCCACGCCCTGGTCCGGAAAAATTACGGTTGCACCCATTTTATTGTCGGTCGGGATCATGCGGGAGTCGGCGATTATTACGGAACTTACGACGCCCAACATATTTTTGACGAGTTCGATCCCGACGAGTTGGGGATCGCGCCGATGAAGTTCGAGCACGCTTTTTACTGCAAGGTCACGAAAGGCATGGCGACGACGAAAACGAGTCCGAGTCAGCCGGAAGAGCGCATTCACCTTTCGGGAACGAAGGTGCGCGAATTGCTGCGCCAGGGTGAGTTACCGCCCCCGGAATTTTCGCGCCCGGAAGTGGCGGCGGAATTGGCCCGGGCGATGCGGGTGAGTGTGGAATCGTATTAA
- a CDS encoding caspase family protein produces the protein MALKRREFLQRASSVLAALGLGETTWLTAGDRYYRALAQNAPRKLALLVGIDQYPNGTPLSGCATDVQLQKQLLVHRFGFDPENTIALIDAQATREQIEKTFISHLIERAEPGDLVVFHFSGYGRRIDAEDSPEGVQNTLVPFDGGLPSDEDDPANDILGETLNLLLGSLKTKQAIAVLDTSFVYPGHPLQGNLRVRSRPSPPGVRPSTAELAFQKQLRGSNPFGNVPSPFQGVVLAASQSDRVATETHWNDFSAGLFTYALTQQLWSATAETSLQSSFEGAKRVVRYLSGQSLQKPTVLKRLSPNPVNPPTKIDGDPLPAAVRQGRPAEGVVTSVEDGGQTAQLWLGGLPVSVLDNYQPNSLFIPLPLDPSDPPGQPISMRSRDGLTAKAQVLGTGKPNAQPPRPTRLRKGQLIQEAVRVIPRNISLTIALDAGLERIERVDATSAFAGISRVSQAIAGEHNADYLFGRAQDAWVANLPSTALPSIPPGSYALFSLGKDLLAHTVGERGEAIKSAAQRLVPELQTLLAAKFLRLSANQTSSQLGVRVTLETVAPEERALIQLHTPRAGSPPKKGSLPLLNANGSKSAIAQPPDGLTTIALGSRIRYRVENYGDRPIYCIVFALDNSGSPIALYPSLKPTTGQPGQTQPTLQQNAIAPGQTATVPGADASSAWAIHGSAGISETQVICSASPFQQTFASLSGSIRPRGDVQPMITLQNPLSFAQAVLHDLNDASSQRLEALEIGSDRWALDTSVWATLSFIYRVT, from the coding sequence ATGGCACTCAAGCGACGGGAATTTTTACAACGGGCCAGTTCGGTGTTAGCGGCACTGGGTCTGGGCGAAACAACATGGCTGACGGCAGGCGATCGCTACTACCGAGCTCTGGCTCAAAACGCCCCGCGAAAACTGGCGTTATTAGTCGGGATCGACCAATATCCGAATGGGACGCCCCTCTCGGGATGTGCGACGGACGTGCAACTGCAAAAACAACTCCTCGTCCATCGTTTCGGCTTCGATCCGGAAAACACGATCGCCCTGATCGACGCACAAGCTACCCGAGAGCAGATCGAAAAAACATTTATCTCTCACCTGATCGAACGCGCCGAACCCGGCGATTTAGTCGTCTTTCACTTTAGCGGTTACGGTCGGCGCATCGATGCCGAAGACTCCCCGGAAGGGGTACAAAATACCCTGGTTCCCTTCGATGGCGGCTTACCGTCCGACGAAGACGATCCGGCGAACGACATCCTCGGCGAAACCCTCAACCTGTTACTCGGTTCCCTGAAAACCAAACAGGCGATCGCCGTTCTCGATACCTCCTTCGTCTATCCCGGTCATCCCTTACAAGGAAACTTGCGGGTGCGATCGCGCCCGAGTCCCCCCGGGGTCAGACCGAGTACGGCAGAACTCGCCTTTCAAAAACAACTGCGCGGGTCCAACCCCTTCGGTAACGTCCCCTCTCCGTTTCAAGGGGTCGTCCTCGCCGCTTCCCAGAGCGATCGCGTCGCCACGGAAACCCACTGGAACGACTTTAGTGCGGGTCTGTTCACCTACGCCTTGACCCAACAGTTATGGTCGGCGACCGCCGAAACCTCCTTACAATCGAGTTTTGAAGGGGCGAAGCGGGTCGTCCGCTACCTGAGCGGTCAATCCCTGCAAAAACCCACGGTTTTAAAACGTCTCAGCCCCAACCCCGTCAATCCGCCCACCAAAATTGACGGCGACCCCCTCCCCGCCGCCGTCCGCCAGGGACGACCTGCGGAAGGGGTGGTCACCTCCGTCGAAGATGGCGGTCAGACGGCCCAACTGTGGCTCGGCGGCCTCCCGGTGTCCGTCCTCGACAACTACCAACCCAACTCCCTATTTATCCCCTTACCCCTCGATCCGTCCGATCCCCCGGGACAGCCGATTTCGATGAGATCGCGCGACGGACTCACCGCCAAGGCCCAAGTCCTCGGCACCGGAAAACCCAACGCCCAACCGCCACGACCCACCCGCTTACGCAAAGGACAACTCATCCAAGAAGCGGTTCGCGTGATTCCGCGCAATATCAGCTTGACGATCGCCCTCGATGCCGGATTGGAGCGGATCGAGCGCGTCGATGCTACTAGCGCCTTTGCCGGGATTTCCCGGGTTTCTCAGGCGATCGCCGGGGAACACAATGCCGACTATCTCTTCGGTCGCGCTCAAGATGCCTGGGTCGCCAACTTACCGAGTACCGCTTTACCCTCGATCCCCCCCGGCAGTTACGCCCTTTTTTCCCTCGGTAAAGACCTGCTCGCCCACACCGTCGGCGAACGCGGCGAAGCGATCAAATCCGCCGCCCAACGTTTGGTTCCCGAACTGCAAACCTTACTCGCCGCCAAGTTTCTGCGCCTGAGCGCCAATCAAACTTCTTCTCAGTTGGGCGTCCGCGTCACCTTGGAAACCGTGGCGCCGGAAGAACGGGCGTTAATCCAATTGCATACCCCTCGGGCTGGATCGCCCCCGAAAAAGGGCAGCTTGCCCCTGTTGAATGCCAACGGCAGCAAAAGCGCGATCGCCCAACCCCCGGACGGTCTGACCACGATCGCCCTCGGCAGTCGCATCCGCTACCGCGTCGAGAATTACGGCGATCGCCCGATCTACTGCATCGTTTTCGCCCTCGACAATAGCGGCAGCCCGATCGCCCTCTATCCTTCCCTTAAACCCACCACCGGACAACCGGGGCAAACCCAACCGACCTTGCAGCAAAATGCGATCGCCCCCGGTCAAACCGCCACGGTTCCGGGCGCCGATGCCTCCTCCGCCTGGGCGATCCACGGGTCGGCTGGGATTAGCGAAACCCAGGTGATTTGCAGCGCCAGCCCCTTTCAACAAACCTTTGCCAGTCTCTCCGGATCTATCCGCCCCCGAGGGGACGTACAACCGATGATTACCCTTCAAAATCCCTTGAGTTTCGCTCAAGCGGTCCTGCACGACTTGAACGATGCGAGTAGTCAACGTCTCGAAGCGTTGGAAATCGGCAGCGATCGTTGGGCCCTCGATACCAGCGTGTGGGCGACGTTGAGCTTTATCTATCGCGTCACCTGA
- the hppD gene encoding 4-hydroxyphenylpyruvate dioxygenase has protein sequence MHIDHVHFYIKDAPRSRDWFVKAMNFQDRGWWRSRHTQTGWVSSGPVNLLLSSPLTPESPWFDFARSHPPGVMDLAFRVDDLEGAIDRAIAAGAQVLEPARQSRDDRGGLKWARVAGWGSLSHTLVERRGRTEGRFPQLGELNVDRDRVASAFAKPVQRSQENRVEDGDGEDPLNLLGIDHVVLNVKSGELEAACDYYQKSFGFERQQSFTIRTGRSGLYSQVLVHPGGQIELPINEPTSDNSQIQEFLECNGGSGIQHIALRTDRLVETIARWRRRGVSFIDVPATYYAGLARRCPVELSEETWGAIAAQGILVDWQDEASDALLLQTFTQPIFDRPTFFFEAIERYRGALGFGEGNFQALFEAIERAQIERSRPG, from the coding sequence ATGCACATCGATCACGTCCATTTCTACATCAAAGATGCACCGCGATCGCGCGATTGGTTTGTCAAAGCGATGAATTTTCAAGATCGCGGATGGTGGCGTTCCCGTCATACCCAGACCGGGTGGGTGAGTAGCGGTCCGGTGAATCTGTTGCTGTCTTCGCCGCTAACCCCCGAGAGTCCGTGGTTTGACTTTGCCCGATCGCATCCTCCCGGAGTGATGGATCTGGCGTTTCGGGTGGACGATCTCGAAGGGGCGATCGATCGCGCGATCGCGGCGGGGGCGCAAGTCCTCGAACCTGCGCGCCAATCTCGGGACGATCGCGGGGGGCTCAAATGGGCGAGGGTTGCGGGTTGGGGGTCGTTGTCTCATACTCTGGTCGAACGTCGGGGACGGACTGAGGGGAGATTTCCGCAACTGGGGGAGTTGAACGTCGATCGAGATCGGGTCGCGTCTGCGTTCGCGAAGCCAGTCCAAAGGAGTCAGGAGAATCGCGTCGAGGATGGGGACGGAGAAGACCCGTTAAACCTATTAGGGATCGATCATGTGGTGTTGAACGTGAAATCGGGGGAGTTGGAGGCGGCTTGCGATTATTATCAGAAGAGTTTTGGGTTCGAGCGACAACAGAGTTTTACGATCCGAACGGGGCGATCGGGGTTATATTCTCAGGTATTGGTTCATCCCGGAGGTCAGATCGAATTACCGATTAACGAACCGACCTCGGACAATTCGCAAATTCAAGAGTTTTTAGAGTGCAATGGCGGTTCGGGGATTCAACATATCGCCTTGAGAACCGATCGCCTCGTCGAGACGATCGCCCGTTGGCGCCGTCGGGGAGTCTCGTTTATCGACGTTCCGGCGACCTACTACGCGGGTTTGGCAAGACGGTGTCCGGTCGAGCTGTCCGAGGAGACCTGGGGGGCGATCGCCGCGCAAGGGATCTTGGTCGATTGGCAGGATGAGGCATCGGATGCCTTGTTATTGCAAACCTTTACCCAGCCAATTTTCGACCGTCCGACCTTTTTTTTCGAGGCGATCGAGCGCTACCGAGGGGCACTCGGCTTTGGGGAAGGGAATTTTCAAGCCTTATTCGAGGCGATCGAACGGGCGCAGATCGAGCGTTCGCGCCCGGGATAA
- a CDS encoding aldo/keto reductase → MMKYRRFGRTELQIPVFSCGGMRYQYQWQDVPLSDIPEENQRNLEATIERAIALGINHIETARGYGTSEIQLGQILPKFDRDRLIVQTKVSPMEDSQDFRKTFEQSLKNLQLDYVDLLGLHGINTDELLDYSLKPGGCLDVAQQLQQQGKVGFIGFSTHAPTDIIIKAINSDRFDYVNLHWYYINQFNWPAIEAAIERDMGVFIISPSNKGGLLYEPSPKLVELCKPLSPMVFNDLFCLSHPQVHTLSIGASRPTDFDEHLKTLDLLDRTSEILPPIIERLENAAISVLGEDWFKTWHVGLPTPEETPGNISIHTILWLRNLAIAYDMIEYGKMRYNLLGNASHWFPGEKAENIDRLDFNPCLSRSPHREKIPQYLAEAHDLLVSSEVKRLSQQ, encoded by the coding sequence ATGATGAAATATCGACGTTTTGGACGCACTGAATTGCAAATTCCCGTGTTTTCTTGTGGCGGGATGCGCTATCAATACCAGTGGCAAGATGTTCCTCTTTCAGACATTCCTGAAGAGAATCAACGCAACCTCGAAGCGACGATCGAACGGGCGATCGCCCTCGGTATCAATCATATCGAAACTGCACGAGGATACGGCACTTCAGAAATACAACTCGGTCAAATCTTGCCCAAATTCGATCGCGATCGCCTCATCGTCCAAACGAAAGTCTCGCCGATGGAAGATTCACAAGACTTTCGCAAAACTTTCGAGCAATCTTTGAAAAATTTGCAATTAGATTATGTAGATTTATTGGGGTTGCATGGCATTAACACCGACGAACTTTTAGACTATAGCTTAAAACCCGGCGGCTGTTTGGATGTTGCCCAACAACTACAACAACAAGGAAAAGTTGGTTTTATTGGCTTTTCCACCCACGCGCCAACAGATATTATTATCAAAGCAATTAACAGCGATCGCTTCGATTACGTTAACCTGCATTGGTATTATATCAATCAGTTTAATTGGCCTGCCATTGAAGCTGCGATCGAACGAGATATGGGGGTTTTTATTATCAGCCCGTCGAACAAAGGAGGTTTACTCTACGAACCGTCTCCAAAATTAGTAGAATTGTGTAAACCTCTCAGTCCGATGGTCTTTAATGACTTATTCTGTTTGAGTCATCCTCAAGTCCATACCTTGAGTATCGGCGCGTCTCGTCCGACGGATTTTGACGAACATTTGAAGACATTAGATCTGCTCGATCGCACCTCGGAAATTTTACCCCCGATTATTGAAAGACTGGAAAATGCGGCGATTTCAGTATTAGGTGAAGATTGGTTTAAAACCTGGCACGTCGGTCTTCCCACTCCGGAAGAAACCCCCGGAAATATCAGCATTCATACGATTTTATGGCTGAGAAATTTGGCGATCGCCTACGACATGATCGAATATGGCAAAATGCGCTATAACTTATTAGGAAATGCCAGCCATTGGTTCCCTGGAGAGAAAGCAGAAAATATCGATCGCCTCGATTTCAATCCCTGTTTATCTCGCAGTCCCCACCGCGAGAAAATCCCTCAATATTTAGCCGAAGCTCACGATCTGCTCGTTTCTAGTGAAGTAAAACGACTTTCACAGCAATAA
- a CDS encoding NIL domain-containing protein: MKKRVTLTFPKRSIQMPITYRLAKDFNVAANIIRAHVAPNQIGKLVVELAGDIDQLDAAIDWMKANDIVVSFASREILIDEESCVDCGLCTGICPTEALTLDRETYQLNFTRSRCIVCEQCIPTCPVQAISTNL, from the coding sequence ATGAAAAAACGAGTTACCTTAACATTTCCAAAACGATCGATACAAATGCCAATTACTTATCGATTGGCGAAAGATTTTAATGTTGCTGCCAATATTATTCGCGCTCATGTAGCGCCGAATCAGATTGGTAAATTAGTGGTAGAATTGGCTGGAGATATCGATCAATTAGATGCAGCGATCGATTGGATGAAAGCTAACGATATTGTTGTTTCTTTCGCCAGCAGAGAAATTTTAATCGACGAAGAAAGCTGTGTAGATTGTGGATTGTGTACGGGAATTTGTCCGACCGAAGCTCTCACCCTCGATCGCGAAACCTACCAGCTCAATTTTACGCGATCGCGCTGTATTGTTTGCGAACAGTGCATCCCGACTTGTCCGGTGCAAGCCATTTCTACAAATTTGTAA
- a CDS encoding thioredoxin domain-containing protein produces the protein MTVNSPEPASSTLATRLRNFSIVLVAVALSVALFLGLRTQATTVSVTDLAKNSTPFEVAMANENPTLIEFYANWCTTCMAMAPEIKKLEQEFDDRVNFVMLNVDNTKWLPEIAKYRVDGIPHFVFLNPNGEAIASAIGEIPGNVLHSNLDALLAEKPLPFTTTKGQMSRFKAPTAPSDSSSSDPRSHGAQVVD, from the coding sequence ATGACTGTCAATTCACCGGAACCCGCTTCTTCTACCTTAGCAACCCGGCTGAGGAATTTTTCGATTGTTTTAGTCGCCGTCGCCTTAAGTGTGGCGCTGTTCCTGGGGTTGCGAACCCAAGCGACGACGGTTTCCGTCACGGATTTGGCTAAAAATTCAACGCCATTCGAGGTGGCGATGGCGAACGAAAACCCGACATTGATCGAATTTTATGCCAATTGGTGTACGACCTGTATGGCGATGGCGCCGGAAATCAAAAAACTCGAACAAGAATTCGACGATCGCGTTAATTTCGTGATGCTCAATGTCGATAATACAAAATGGTTGCCGGAAATTGCCAAATATCGGGTCGATGGGATTCCGCATTTCGTCTTTTTAAATCCTAATGGAGAAGCAATCGCTAGTGCGATCGGTGAAATTCCGGGAAATGTATTGCACTCAAATTTAGATGCTTTATTGGCAGAAAAACCGCTACCCTTTACGACAACAAAGGGGCAAATGTCTAGGTTTAAAGCACCCACTGCGCCGAGTGATTCAAGTTCTAGCGATCCGCGCAGTCATGGCGCGCAAGTTGTCGATTAA
- a CDS encoding class I SAM-dependent methyltransferase, with product MNDEQLFKSKEYFFDRWAPSYDNLLPSVFYQAIHQRLLEYVELADRAAILDLGCGTGRLIDRLLLKFPTIQATGLDLSAEMLRQARQNKRDRARVIYISGNAENLPFAIGQFDAVFNTISFLHYPDPERVLSEIQRVLKPGGTYYLADFASWWWDRREAIGRGGSAMHFYPPALREELGKKVGLDCLGHVRLLGPVMLTRFSKKAGI from the coding sequence ATGAACGACGAGCAACTTTTTAAATCTAAAGAATATTTCTTCGATCGCTGGGCGCCGAGTTACGATAATCTACTGCCTTCCGTATTTTATCAAGCCATTCACCAACGCTTGCTCGAATATGTCGAGTTAGCCGATCGCGCCGCGATTTTAGATCTCGGTTGCGGAACGGGACGCCTGATCGATCGCCTGTTATTAAAATTTCCAACCATTCAGGCGACCGGATTGGACTTATCCGCAGAAATGTTGCGACAGGCCAGGCAAAACAAGCGCGATCGCGCCCGAGTGATTTACATCAGTGGCAATGCGGAAAATCTGCCTTTTGCGATCGGGCAGTTCGACGCTGTTTTTAATACAATTAGTTTTCTGCACTATCCCGATCCCGAACGAGTATTATCCGAAATTCAACGAGTTTTAAAACCGGGAGGAACATATTATTTAGCTGATTTTGCCTCGTGGTGGTGGGATCGGCGCGAAGCGATCGGTCGAGGGGGCAGTGCAATGCACTTTTACCCGCCAGCATTACGAGAAGAACTGGGTAAAAAAGTCGGTCTCGATTGTCTCGGTCACGTGCGCTTACTCGGTCCGGTCATGTTAACTCGATTTAGCAAAAAAGCCGGGATTTGA
- a CDS encoding MORN repeat-containing protein, with protein sequence MILTVPKNLGLFLFALAIGPVVAIYTSVLPGRAQDGSDVRPPICEGGRTSGQVKCNYQGGDNYIGQFANGLPNGRGVYVYANGDRYEGVFRNGRPNGQGVFIFADDTRYEGVFENGVISQGKVIYPNGDRYEGEFEIVRNIETDVISSQPSGRGQFVFANGDRYVGEFFAGGPLGNGVFSRPDGTRCQGEFFNQNLDGEGTCTFPNGVRYEGELRGGIPHGNGTLIDPSGRRFPGVFREGQPFSPGEN encoded by the coding sequence ATGATATTAACAGTACCGAAAAATCTGGGATTATTTTTATTCGCTCTCGCGATCGGGCCAGTGGTTGCAATTTACACCAGTGTGTTACCGGGACGGGCGCAAGATGGCAGCGATGTTAGACCCCCAATTTGTGAAGGGGGGCGCACTTCCGGTCAGGTGAAGTGCAACTACCAAGGGGGAGATAATTATATCGGCCAGTTTGCGAACGGCTTACCCAATGGTCGCGGGGTTTACGTGTATGCCAACGGCGATCGCTATGAAGGGGTATTTCGTAACGGTCGCCCGAACGGTCAAGGGGTGTTTATTTTTGCTGACGATACCCGTTATGAAGGGGTCTTTGAAAATGGAGTCATTAGTCAGGGGAAAGTCATTTATCCTAATGGCGATCGCTACGAAGGAGAATTCGAGATTGTTAGGAACATAGAAACGGACGTGATTAGTTCGCAACCGTCCGGTCGCGGTCAATTTGTGTTTGCTAACGGCGATCGCTATGTGGGCGAATTTTTTGCAGGTGGTCCCCTCGGAAATGGGGTCTTTTCCCGTCCCGACGGAACGCGCTGCCAAGGGGAATTTTTCAATCAAAATCTCGATGGCGAAGGAACCTGCACGTTTCCCAACGGCGTTCGCTACGAAGGGGAGTTACGCGGGGGGATCCCTCACGGGAACGGAACCTTGATCGATCCGAGTGGCAGGCGCTTTCCGGGAGTCTTCCGCGAGGGACAGCCTTTCAGTCCCGGTGAAAATTGA
- a CDS encoding DUF6391 domain-containing protein, whose amino-acid sequence MTYGRSASPDPTFPFEFVPQRTQDAELLHELEFVPGLKELLLVRQVHALEHATVWVLGEQAARDDRRRGRLGQLRDNQELGGMSSDRGFYLYGHVNTQQLRRAAQTALTRLTEGEWDLAVHPRCGTNLSVGMLLTAGLAFGISWLAPKGPLEQLFGLGVAATAAAQLTPDLGQLAQRYITTAIPFNLAIEEVSPVEDLWGRPSHFVGVRWIE is encoded by the coding sequence ATGACTTACGGACGTTCTGCTTCGCCAGACCCTACGTTTCCCTTCGAGTTCGTTCCCCAACGCACTCAAGATGCGGAGTTGTTACACGAGTTAGAGTTCGTCCCGGGATTGAAAGAACTGTTGCTAGTTCGACAAGTTCACGCCCTCGAACACGCTACGGTTTGGGTTCTCGGTGAACAAGCCGCCCGAGACGATCGCCGCCGTGGCAGATTGGGTCAGCTTCGAGACAACCAAGAACTCGGGGGAATGTCGAGCGATCGCGGTTTTTACCTTTACGGTCACGTCAACACCCAACAACTGCGCCGGGCCGCTCAAACTGCCCTGACTCGCCTCACCGAGGGGGAATGGGACCTCGCCGTTCATCCCCGTTGCGGCACGAATTTATCCGTGGGGATGTTATTGACCGCCGGACTGGCATTCGGGATTTCGTGGCTGGCGCCCAAAGGACCCCTCGAACAACTGTTCGGTTTGGGAGTCGCGGCGACGGCGGCGGCTCAACTGACCCCAGATTTAGGCCAACTCGCCCAACGCTACATCACGACGGCGATTCCGTTTAATTTGGCGATCGAGGAGGTGTCCCCCGTCGAGGATTTATGGGGACGTCCGAGCCATTTCGTGGGGGTTCGTTGGATCGAGTGA